Proteins from a single region of Chromobacterium sp. ATCC 53434:
- a CDS encoding YgjP-like metallopeptidase domain-containing protein, which yields MPALKYLLQYPPSLVQEAQALSDAGELGHWLQGKYPDGHDVQTDKALYQFVAALKQRHLKNAPLPAKVLYDSRQHPLKGTLGTNTTISRVQGGRLKSKSEIRIASLFRELPQPFLQMIAVHELAHLREREHDKAFYQLCLHMQPDYHQLEFDLRLWLNWREQGAD from the coding sequence ATGCCCGCTCTCAAATATCTGCTGCAGTATCCGCCGTCGCTGGTCCAAGAGGCCCAGGCGCTGTCCGATGCCGGCGAACTCGGCCACTGGCTGCAAGGCAAATACCCGGACGGCCACGACGTGCAGACCGACAAGGCGCTGTACCAGTTCGTCGCCGCCCTGAAGCAACGCCATCTGAAAAACGCGCCGCTGCCGGCCAAAGTGCTGTACGACAGCCGCCAACACCCGTTGAAGGGCACGCTGGGCACCAACACCACCATTTCGCGGGTCCAGGGCGGCCGGCTGAAAAGCAAGAGCGAAATCCGCATCGCCTCGCTGTTCCGCGAACTGCCGCAGCCTTTCTTGCAGATGATCGCGGTGCACGAGCTGGCCCATTTGCGCGAGCGCGAGCACGACAAGGCTTTCTACCAGTTGTGCCTCCACATGCAGCCGGACTACCACCAGCTGGAATTCGATCTCAGACTGTGGCTGAACTGGCGCGAGCAGGGCGCGGACTGA